One segment of Xanthomonas oryzae pv. oryzae DNA contains the following:
- a CDS encoding Rap1a/Tai family immunity protein, whose translation MVHANPHPRAHMQRRLFWLALAALSALSTTTAARTPEPWELSGSKLIDAGLDGSLAPEITAPEQAELKVMLSANRAGAYLLGVASASYCSQWCMPVGKAGMPDLQAIIADIGALPDARQAQAAPDLIVQALAKRYPCGSVAQHKRAASGT comes from the coding sequence ATGGTGCACGCCAACCCGCATCCGAGAGCGCATATGCAGCGTCGTCTTTTCTGGTTGGCCCTGGCCGCCCTGAGCGCACTGTCCACCACCACCGCAGCACGCACCCCCGAGCCTTGGGAGCTCAGCGGGAGCAAGCTGATCGACGCGGGACTGGACGGATCGCTGGCGCCGGAAATCACCGCGCCAGAGCAAGCCGAACTCAAGGTCATGCTGTCGGCCAACCGCGCTGGCGCCTATCTGCTGGGCGTTGCCAGCGCCAGCTACTGCAGCCAGTGGTGCATGCCGGTAGGAAAGGCAGGCATGCCGGACCTGCAGGCGATCATCGCCGACATCGGCGCGCTGCCCGACGCGCGCCAAGCGCAAGCCGCGCCTGACCTGATCGTCCAGGCACTGGCCAAGCGTTATCCGTGCGGCAGCGTCGCCCAGCACAAGCGTGCCGCCAGCGGCACGTAA
- a CDS encoding M28 family metallopeptidase — protein MRILLLSACLFVGGVAQAANDLPGGGINAEALSRHVRLLASDEFEGRAPASAGEQRTVDYLVEQFKAAGLEPGGEQGGWTQAVPLVRAQVDGPVRASVRVGGKTQALVNGNDVILQSLRPQKAVALKNAPLVFVGYGISAPERQWDDYKGVDLRGKIAVVLINDADFESPQPGAFDGKAVTYYGRWTYKYEEAARRGAAGVLIVHETAPAAYGWATVQSSGMSPLFDIERSDADARAQHVPVRGWMQRALAVSLFKQAGLDFEQAKARAQQRDFAPVALGDATLSVDFKLKRERVVTHNVVAKLTGSQHPDETVIFSAHWDAFGIGKADASGETIRRGAVDNATGVASVLELARVFAAGPKPQRSLYFIALTAEEKGLLGANYYAAHPLAPLDKTVAVLNMEMFSPDGLTRDIASWGRGRVSLEGDLEAAAKARGRSYSPDPNLEAGFFYRADHFAFARMGVPAITVGPGLDMVNGGITAGKALRDTYFANCYHQPCDIWTPQWDASGHAADTTLVYDVGVALANGRQWPSWQDGSEFKAIRAKSDAARK, from the coding sequence ATGCGCATCCTGCTGTTGTCCGCCTGCCTGTTTGTGGGAGGTGTGGCGCAGGCCGCCAACGATCTTCCGGGCGGCGGCATCAATGCCGAGGCGTTGTCGCGGCATGTGCGCCTGCTGGCGTCGGACGAATTCGAAGGGCGCGCGCCGGCCAGTGCCGGTGAGCAGCGCACCGTGGATTACCTGGTGGAGCAGTTCAAGGCGGCCGGCCTGGAGCCAGGTGGCGAGCAAGGCGGTTGGACGCAGGCAGTGCCGCTGGTGCGCGCGCAGGTGGATGGCCCGGTGCGCGCAAGCGTGCGCGTCGGCGGCAAGACCCAAGCGCTGGTCAATGGCAACGATGTGATCTTGCAGAGCCTGCGGCCGCAGAAAGCGGTCGCGCTGAAGAATGCGCCGCTGGTGTTCGTCGGTTACGGCATCAGCGCACCCGAGCGGCAATGGGACGATTACAAAGGCGTGGATCTGCGCGGCAAGATTGCCGTGGTGCTGATCAACGATGCCGATTTCGAATCGCCGCAGCCGGGTGCATTCGACGGCAAGGCCGTGACGTACTACGGCCGTTGGACCTACAAGTACGAAGAGGCCGCGCGGCGCGGTGCGGCCGGTGTATTGATCGTGCACGAGACTGCGCCGGCGGCGTATGGCTGGGCCACGGTGCAGAGTTCGGGCATGTCGCCGTTGTTCGACATCGAACGCAGCGATGCCGACGCCCGCGCGCAGCATGTGCCGGTACGTGGCTGGATGCAGCGTGCGCTGGCGGTGTCGTTGTTCAAGCAGGCGGGCCTGGATTTCGAACAAGCGAAGGCACGTGCGCAGCAGCGCGATTTCGCGCCGGTGGCACTGGGCGATGCGACGTTGTCGGTGGATTTCAAGCTCAAGCGCGAGCGTGTGGTCACGCATAACGTGGTGGCCAAACTCACCGGCAGCCAGCACCCGGATGAGACGGTGATCTTCTCCGCGCACTGGGATGCGTTCGGTATCGGCAAGGCCGATGCCAGTGGCGAGACGATTCGGCGGGGTGCGGTGGATAACGCCACCGGCGTGGCCAGCGTGCTGGAACTGGCGCGTGTGTTCGCGGCCGGCCCCAAGCCGCAGCGCAGCCTGTATTTCATCGCGTTGACCGCCGAAGAAAAGGGCTTGCTTGGCGCCAATTACTACGCTGCGCATCCGCTGGCGCCGTTGGACAAGACCGTGGCCGTGCTCAATATGGAAATGTTCAGCCCGGATGGCCTGACCCGCGACATCGCTTCGTGGGGACGTGGACGGGTGTCGCTGGAAGGCGATCTGGAAGCCGCCGCCAAGGCGCGTGGACGCAGCTATTCGCCGGACCCGAATCTGGAGGCGGGCTTCTTCTACCGTGCCGATCATTTTGCGTTTGCGCGTATGGGCGTGCCGGCGATCACGGTTGGTCCGGGGCTGGACATGGTCAACGGCGGCATCACCGCGGGCAAGGCGCTGCGCGACACATATTTCGCCAATTGCTATCACCAGCCCTGCGACATTTGGACTCCGCAATGGGATGCCAGCGGCCATGCCGCCGATACCACGCTGGTCTACGACGTGGGCGTGGCGCTGGCCAACGGCCGGCAGTGGCCGAGCTGGCAGGATGGCTCGGAGTTCAAGGCGATCCGTGCCAAGAGCGATGCGGCGCGCAAATAA
- a CDS encoding MBL fold metallo-hydrolase yields the protein MTVTAEFNIHTIDTGFGGVQFDAAYLIVQAQRGALIDCGTSLSVPQMLAAVQAAGLAPAQIEWLILTHVHLDHAGGAGTLLQHLPNAQALVHPRGAPHLIDPTRLIAGATAVYGEAEMARSYGVIAPVPAERVVEAVDGYTVMLGARALRTIDTPGHARHHLCVWDARSRSWFTGDTFGLSYRQLDSARGAFILPTSSPVQFEPEAMLQSMTRLMDAAPEAMYLTHYGRVTSPAPLAQALGEQIHAMTEIALGCAQRPDRHRCMVAALTELYLERARQHGCRLDDAAVEQLLATDIELNAQGLGCWLDRAARPS from the coding sequence ATGACAGTGACAGCCGAGTTCAACATCCACACCATCGATACCGGCTTTGGTGGTGTGCAATTCGATGCAGCGTATTTGATCGTCCAAGCGCAACGCGGCGCCTTGATCGATTGCGGCACCTCGCTGTCGGTGCCACAGATGCTGGCCGCGGTGCAGGCGGCCGGGTTGGCGCCGGCGCAGATAGAGTGGTTGATCCTGACCCATGTACATCTGGATCATGCCGGCGGTGCCGGGACCTTGTTGCAGCACCTGCCCAATGCGCAGGCGCTGGTGCATCCGCGCGGTGCACCGCATCTGATCGACCCCACACGGCTGATTGCCGGCGCCACCGCGGTGTATGGCGAGGCGGAAATGGCGCGCAGTTACGGTGTCATTGCGCCGGTGCCGGCCGAGCGCGTGGTCGAGGCGGTCGATGGGTACACGGTGATGCTGGGCGCGCGCGCGCTGCGCACGATCGATACCCCGGGGCATGCACGCCATCATCTGTGCGTGTGGGATGCGCGTAGCCGCAGCTGGTTTACCGGTGATACCTTCGGCCTGTCGTATCGGCAACTGGACAGCGCCCGGGGTGCCTTCATCCTGCCCACCTCGTCGCCGGTACAGTTCGAGCCCGAGGCGATGCTGCAGTCGATGACGCGCCTGATGGACGCCGCACCGGAGGCGATGTATCTCACCCATTACGGCCGTGTCACATCGCCGGCACCGTTGGCGCAGGCGCTAGGCGAGCAGATTCATGCGATGACCGAGATTGCGCTGGGTTGCGCGCAACGTCCGGACCGGCATCGCTGCATGGTGGCGGCGTTGACCGAATTGTATTTGGAACGCGCACGCCAGCATGGATGTCGGTTGGACGATGCGGCCGTGGAGCAACTGCTGGCAACGGATATCGAACTCAACGCGCAAGGGCTGGGGTGTTGGCTGGATCGTGCAGCGCGACCAAGTTAG
- a CDS encoding tryptophan--tRNA ligase, protein MTTRVLTGITTSGTPHLGNYVGAIRPAIQASAGADTESFYFLADLHSLIKAQDPARTQRSTLEIAATWLACGLDPDKVWFYRQSDVPETTELMWLLTCVAGKGILNRAHAYKAAVDKNCADGEDEDAGVTAGLFMYPVLMAADILIFNAHKVPVGRDQIQHIEMARDFAQRFNHVYGREFFTLPEGVIDEQVSTLPGLDGRKMSKSYSNTIPLFAPREELRKLVFSILTDSRAPGEAKDTQGSALFQLYQAFAAPQESAAFAQAFADGISWGDAKQQLFDRIDQDIAPLRARYEALMAEPAKIEAMLRAGGARLRARYATPLLAELRDAVGLRDLSRQAGAAVSAVGERIALPVFKQYRESDGQFYFKLNDGAGTLLLQSDGFASPRDAGQLIARLKQAAQASDLQLPGVHAHMDADVILAAMHALREA, encoded by the coding sequence ATGACCACTCGTGTCCTTACCGGCATCACCACTTCCGGCACCCCGCATCTGGGAAATTACGTCGGCGCGATCCGCCCCGCCATCCAGGCCAGCGCGGGCGCCGATACCGAGAGCTTCTATTTTCTGGCTGACCTGCATAGCCTGATCAAGGCACAGGACCCGGCGCGCACGCAGCGCTCGACGCTGGAAATTGCCGCCACCTGGCTGGCCTGCGGTCTGGATCCGGACAAGGTGTGGTTCTACCGGCAGTCCGACGTGCCCGAGACTACCGAGTTGATGTGGCTGCTGACCTGCGTGGCCGGCAAGGGCATCCTCAATCGCGCGCATGCCTACAAGGCCGCGGTGGACAAGAACTGCGCCGACGGTGAGGACGAAGATGCCGGCGTCACCGCAGGCTTGTTCATGTATCCGGTGCTGATGGCGGCTGACATCCTGATCTTCAACGCGCACAAGGTGCCGGTGGGGCGCGATCAGATTCAGCACATCGAAATGGCACGCGATTTTGCGCAGCGCTTCAATCATGTCTATGGGCGCGAGTTTTTCACCTTGCCCGAAGGGGTGATCGACGAGCAGGTCTCTACCTTGCCGGGGCTGGACGGCCGCAAGATGAGCAAGAGCTACAGCAATACGATTCCGCTGTTTGCACCGCGCGAGGAGTTGCGCAAGCTGGTGTTTTCCATCCTCACCGATTCGCGTGCGCCGGGTGAGGCGAAGGACACGCAGGGGTCGGCCTTATTCCAGCTGTATCAGGCCTTCGCTGCGCCGCAGGAGTCTGCGGCATTTGCGCAGGCATTTGCCGACGGTATTAGCTGGGGCGATGCGAAGCAGCAGTTGTTCGACCGGATCGATCAGGACATTGCACCGCTGCGCGCACGCTACGAAGCATTGATGGCAGAGCCGGCCAAGATCGAAGCGATGCTGCGCGCTGGCGGCGCACGTCTGCGCGCACGCTACGCCACCCCGCTGCTGGCCGAGCTGCGCGATGCAGTAGGCCTGCGCGATCTGTCCCGTCAGGCTGGTGCAGCGGTGAGCGCGGTCGGCGAGAGGATCGCGCTGCCGGTATTCAAGCAATACCGTGAAAGCGATGGCCAGTTCTATTTCAAGTTGAACGACGGCGCAGGTACGTTGCTGTTGCAGAGCGATGGCTTCGCATCGCCACGCGATGCCGGGCAATTGATCGCACGGTTGAAACAGGCAGCGCAGGCGAGCGATTTGCAACTGCCGGGCGTGCATGCGCACATGGATGCGGACGTGATTCTTGCGGCGATGCACGCATTGCGCGAGGCATGA
- a CDS encoding CsbD family protein, whose product MNTDIISGKWTQLKGKAQAKWGDLTDDDFKVAEGNAQYLQGKLQERYGWDRDRAQTEVRAFEKSLRDDT is encoded by the coding sequence ATGAACACTGACATCATTTCCGGCAAGTGGACCCAGTTGAAGGGCAAGGCCCAGGCAAAGTGGGGCGATCTCACCGACGACGATTTCAAGGTTGCCGAAGGCAATGCGCAATATCTGCAAGGCAAGTTGCAGGAACGTTATGGCTGGGACCGCGACCGTGCCCAGACCGAGGTGCGTGCGTTCGAGAAGTCGCTGCGCGACGACACCTGA
- a CDS encoding entericidin A/B family lipoprotein, whose product MKRAIVLLVLSMLSVGLLSGCNTVAGAGKDVKGAGEKVEDAARK is encoded by the coding sequence ATGAAGCGTGCAATTGTGCTGCTCGTGCTGTCCATGTTGTCGGTCGGTCTGCTGTCGGGCTGCAACACCGTCGCAGGTGCCGGCAAGGACGTGAAGGGCGCCGGCGAGAAGGTGGAAGACGCAGCGCGTAAGTAA
- a CDS encoding entericidin A/B family lipoprotein, with amino-acid sequence MKRLLTLMVLGLFSAGVMTGCNTVAGAGKDLQGAGGKVEKTAEKCSDGKC; translated from the coding sequence ATGAAGCGACTGCTGACACTGATGGTGCTGGGCCTGTTTTCGGCCGGCGTGATGACGGGCTGCAACACCGTGGCTGGCGCTGGCAAGGACTTGCAGGGCGCGGGTGGGAAGGTCGAGAAAACGGCCGAAAAATGCAGCGATGGTAAGTGCTGA
- the rocF gene encoding arginase produces the protein MATQYVPVSLIGVPTDIGAGHRGARMGPEALRIAGLHEALVGRGVEVRDLGNLDGPRNPWQAPQAGYRHLDEVVAWNQALMGASYAELRAGRMPIMLGGDHCLGIGSITAVAKYCREQGRPLRVLWLDAHSDFNTSEVTPSGNVHGMPVACLCGLGPETLTHLGGSAPALLPEQVRQIGIRSVDPEEKRLIKQHRIDVYDMRYIDEAGMKRTMEAALQDMSADTHLHVSFDVDFLDPSIAPGVGTTVPGGPNYREAQLVMEMIADTGRMGSLDIVELNPVLDNRNATAELAVDLVESLFGKSTLMRD, from the coding sequence ATGGCAACGCAGTACGTGCCGGTTTCCCTGATTGGCGTTCCCACCGACATCGGCGCCGGCCACCGCGGCGCGCGCATGGGACCGGAGGCGCTACGCATCGCCGGACTGCACGAGGCCCTGGTCGGCCGCGGTGTGGAGGTGCGCGACCTGGGCAACCTGGATGGCCCGCGCAATCCCTGGCAGGCACCGCAAGCCGGCTACCGGCATCTGGACGAAGTGGTGGCCTGGAACCAGGCGCTGATGGGCGCCAGCTACGCCGAACTGCGTGCCGGACGCATGCCGATCATGCTCGGTGGCGACCATTGCCTGGGCATCGGCTCCATCACCGCGGTGGCCAAGTACTGCCGCGAGCAGGGCCGGCCGTTGCGGGTGCTGTGGCTGGATGCGCACTCGGACTTCAACACCAGCGAGGTGACGCCCTCGGGCAATGTGCACGGCATGCCGGTGGCCTGTCTGTGCGGGCTGGGCCCGGAGACGCTGACCCATCTGGGCGGCAGTGCGCCGGCGCTGTTGCCCGAGCAGGTACGGCAGATCGGCATCCGCTCGGTGGACCCGGAGGAGAAGCGGCTGATCAAGCAGCACCGCATCGATGTCTACGACATGCGCTACATCGACGAAGCCGGCATGAAGCGCACCATGGAGGCCGCGTTGCAGGACATGAGTGCCGACACGCACCTGCATGTGAGCTTCGATGTGGACTTCCTCGACCCCAGCATCGCGCCGGGCGTGGGCACCACCGTGCCCGGTGGCCCCAACTACCGCGAGGCGCAGCTGGTGATGGAGATGATCGCCGACACCGGGCGCATGGGGTCGTTGGACATCGTCGAGCTCAACCCGGTGCTGGACAACCGCAACGCGACCGCCGAACTGGCGGTGGATCTGGTCGAAAGCCTGTTCGGCAAATCGACGCTGATGCGGGATTGA
- the tmk gene encoding dTMP kinase produces MTIELKPGGLLIAIEGIDGAGKTTLARRLTTTLEAAGARVVLSKEPTNGPWGTKLRQSAATGRLSADEEAELLIRDRHEHVDTLIAPALARGDIVILDRYFPSMVAYQGAAGLPLDELLELNAFAPRPDVLLLLDLPPPTGLARIRARGDAPNHFETQDNLERCRTIFAGLELPGKHVVDASADADSVLRQAHAIIVAALADRLSGDGAPADTGKAALELLSAGRPA; encoded by the coding sequence ATGACAATTGAACTGAAGCCCGGCGGCTTGCTGATCGCCATCGAAGGCATCGACGGCGCCGGCAAGACCACCCTCGCCCGCCGCCTGACCACCACGCTGGAAGCCGCTGGCGCGCGCGTCGTGCTGAGCAAGGAGCCGACCAACGGCCCCTGGGGCACCAAACTGCGCCAGTCCGCCGCCACCGGCCGCCTGAGTGCGGACGAAGAAGCCGAGCTGCTGATCCGCGACCGCCACGAACATGTGGACACCTTGATCGCGCCCGCGCTGGCACGTGGCGACATCGTGATCCTAGACCGCTACTTCCCCTCGATGGTCGCCTACCAGGGCGCTGCCGGCCTGCCGCTGGACGAGCTACTGGAACTCAACGCCTTCGCGCCGCGCCCGGACGTACTGCTGCTGCTCGACCTGCCCCCGCCCACCGGCCTGGCCCGTATCCGCGCGCGCGGCGATGCGCCCAATCACTTCGAAACCCAAGACAACCTGGAACGCTGCCGCACCATCTTTGCCGGGCTGGAATTGCCGGGCAAACACGTGGTGGATGCCAGCGCCGACGCCGACAGCGTGCTGCGCCAGGCGCACGCCATCATCGTGGCCGCATTAGCCGACCGACTGAGCGGCGACGGCGCGCCGGCAGACACCGGCAAGGCCGCGCTGGAACTGCTCTCGGCCGGCCGCCCGGCCTGA
- a CDS encoding SPOR domain-containing protein translates to MYVRALIVVLIVLNAGVALWWALQPPPAPPPAPPQPTGVARLELLPTLPGVGGAALTGAAAATGSASAAESESTASATPATPASTPVSAAVPAPTPAAVVSTSTSTPASTTSASAVAAETPHAAAEPSVTTKTAAKPADSVAATATKPSPTTPSPAPERCASLGPFVARADADAALARVRGQASRASVREDKDAGVSTFRVMLPNVGDRAAAQALVKRIAAAGMGDYYVIAQGEDNTVALGQYQSRERAERRQASLVGAGFPAQLVPSGSGQSRWWIDVRSSAATSALQGAAGAARQRSLDCAALR, encoded by the coding sequence ATGTATGTCCGCGCGCTCATCGTCGTTTTGATCGTCCTCAATGCCGGGGTGGCGTTGTGGTGGGCCTTGCAGCCACCGCCGGCACCGCCGCCAGCGCCGCCGCAACCGACAGGTGTCGCGCGGCTGGAGCTGCTGCCAACCCTGCCGGGTGTTGGCGGAGCGGCGCTGACGGGTGCAGCGGCGGCGACCGGATCGGCGTCGGCGGCGGAGAGTGAGTCGACTGCATCGGCCACACCAGCCACACCAGCATCAACGCCTGTATCCGCAGCGGTACCCGCCCCCACCCCGGCGGCAGTTGTCAGTACATCCACGTCCACGCCGGCATCGACGACATCAGCCAGCGCTGTCGCAGCGGAAACGCCGCATGCTGCAGCCGAGCCGTCGGTGACCACAAAAACTGCTGCAAAGCCTGCCGATAGCGTGGCTGCTACGGCGACAAAACCGTCGCCAACCACACCATCGCCTGCACCGGAGCGCTGCGCCAGCCTGGGGCCATTCGTGGCACGCGCCGATGCCGATGCGGCGCTGGCGCGTGTGCGTGGGCAGGCCAGTCGCGCCAGCGTGCGCGAGGACAAGGACGCTGGTGTCAGCACGTTTCGGGTGATGTTGCCCAACGTGGGCGACCGCGCGGCCGCGCAGGCGCTGGTCAAGCGCATTGCTGCGGCTGGGATGGGCGACTATTACGTGATTGCACAGGGCGAGGACAACACCGTGGCGCTGGGCCAGTACCAGAGCCGCGAGCGCGCCGAGCGGCGCCAGGCCAGCCTGGTCGGCGCAGGCTTCCCGGCGCAATTGGTGCCCAGCGGCAGCGGGCAATCGCGGTGGTGGATCGATGTGCGCAGCAGCGCGGCCACCAGCGCATTGCAAGGTGCTGCCGGTGCCGCGCGTCAGCGTTCGCTAGATTGCGCCGCGCTGCGCTAG
- a CDS encoding type III pantothenate kinase — protein MSEWLFDLGNSRFKYAPLHGNRAGQVQAWAHGAEAMDAAALAALPSGQIAHVASVAAPALTQRMIACLQERFTQVRIVRTAAECAGIRIAYADPSRFGVDRFLALLGARGDAPVLVAGVGTALTIDVLGADGLHHGGCIAASPTTMREALHARAVQLPASGGDYVELAIDTDDALTSGCDGAAVALIERSLQHAQRSLGAPVRLLVHGGGAPPLLPLLPGATFRAALVLDGLATWATAAASP, from the coding sequence ATGAGCGAGTGGTTGTTCGACCTGGGAAATTCGCGGTTCAAGTACGCGCCGCTGCACGGCAACCGTGCCGGCCAAGTGCAGGCATGGGCACACGGCGCCGAGGCCATGGATGCGGCCGCGCTGGCGGCGCTGCCGTCCGGGCAGATCGCGCACGTTGCCAGCGTGGCCGCACCGGCATTGACGCAGCGCATGATCGCCTGCCTGCAGGAGCGCTTTACGCAGGTGCGCATCGTGCGGACCGCCGCCGAGTGCGCCGGTATCCGTATTGCTTATGCCGATCCCAGCCGCTTCGGTGTGGACCGCTTTTTGGCGCTGCTGGGTGCGCGGGGCGACGCGCCGGTGCTGGTGGCCGGCGTGGGCACCGCACTGACCATCGACGTGCTGGGCGCCGATGGCCTGCATCATGGCGGCTGCATCGCCGCCTCGCCAACCACCATGCGCGAAGCGCTGCATGCGCGCGCGGTGCAGCTGCCGGCCAGCGGCGGCGATTACGTCGAGCTGGCCATCGACACCGACGATGCCTTGACCTCCGGCTGCGACGGCGCGGCGGTGGCGCTGATCGAGCGCAGCTTGCAGCACGCGCAACGCAGCCTGGGCGCGCCGGTGCGGCTGCTCGTCCATGGTGGTGGCGCGCCGCCGCTGCTACCGCTGCTGCCCGGTGCCACGTTCCGCGCCGCCTTGGTGCTGGACGGTCTGGCGACGTGGGCGACCGCTGCGGCATCCCCGTAG
- the birA gene encoding bifunctional biotin--[acetyl-CoA-carboxylase] ligase/biotin operon repressor BirA translates to MPPPAHLSAHAFSRTAAVDDRALLAKLASGRLSGDALARDAGLTRAAVWKRIQNLRAAGVDIEGRAGDGYRLATPLDLLDAACIRAGMAPDAAAGLAALDVAWTLESSNTTLLAQSAPEQGVAVLLAERQTGGRGRRGRQWTSPLGAHIYLSASRRFSGGLGQLAGLSLAVGVAVAEALRGCGFADVGLKWPNDLLARERKLGGLLIEGGGEMTGNARAVIGLGLNVHMPAAAAASIDQPWIDLDTLAGRPVSRDQVVAAVLSALLPALDLFEAQGLVPFLGRYADLDVLSGRAVQVEEAGTRHRGVALGLAADGALRVRLGDTVRLFHCGEVSVRPA, encoded by the coding sequence ATGCCGCCGCCCGCGCATTTGTCCGCTCATGCCTTCTCGCGCACCGCAGCCGTGGATGATCGCGCCTTGCTGGCCAAACTCGCCAGTGGCAGGCTGTCCGGCGATGCGCTGGCACGCGATGCCGGCTTGACCCGTGCGGCGGTGTGGAAGCGCATCCAGAATCTGCGTGCGGCCGGGGTCGACATCGAAGGGCGAGCCGGCGACGGTTACCGCCTGGCCACGCCCTTGGACCTGCTGGATGCGGCGTGCATTCGCGCCGGCATGGCACCGGATGCGGCCGCTGGCCTCGCTGCGCTGGACGTGGCCTGGACGCTGGAATCCAGCAACACCACCTTGCTGGCGCAGTCGGCGCCCGAACAGGGCGTGGCAGTGCTGCTGGCCGAGCGCCAGACCGGTGGCCGCGGTCGGCGCGGTCGGCAATGGACCTCGCCGCTGGGCGCGCATATCTACTTGTCGGCGTCGCGCCGTTTCAGTGGCGGGCTGGGCCAGTTGGCCGGGCTCAGCCTGGCCGTGGGCGTGGCAGTGGCCGAAGCCCTGCGTGGTTGCGGGTTTGCCGATGTCGGTCTGAAATGGCCCAACGATCTGCTGGCACGCGAGCGCAAGTTGGGCGGCCTGTTGATCGAGGGCGGCGGCGAGATGACCGGCAACGCGCGTGCGGTGATCGGGCTGGGCTTGAACGTGCACATGCCGGCGGCGGCAGCGGCCAGCATCGACCAGCCGTGGATCGATCTGGATACCTTGGCCGGCCGACCGGTGTCACGCGACCAAGTGGTGGCGGCGGTGCTGTCCGCTTTGCTGCCGGCGCTGGATCTGTTCGAGGCGCAGGGGCTGGTGCCGTTCCTGGGGCGCTATGCAGACCTGGACGTCCTGAGCGGGCGTGCGGTGCAGGTCGAAGAGGCCGGCACCCGACATCGTGGCGTTGCGCTCGGCCTGGCGGCCGACGGCGCGTTGCGGGTGCGACTGGGCGACACGGTGCGTCTGTTCCACTGCGGAGAAGTGAGCGTGAGACCTGCATGA
- a CDS encoding zinc-dependent peptidase codes for MRRPPPDIADALWQPLCSRCAWVAALDLPRRQRLRALTAQFLHQKTISPVDGLQLQPSDALMLAATCCLPLLEIGAAGWRGWSQLIVYPDAFRVQRTHMDAAGVMHAWDDTLIGEAWEQGPLIVSWADVQADLDDPQAGFNVIVHEMTHKLDALDGALDGSPPLPRSAQRTWARDFQHAYDLFCQRVDAGEDTEIDPYAAEAPEEFFAVVSEYHFSAPHLLARAMPQVAAHLERFYGPSPFAASVQR; via the coding sequence CTGCGCCGGCCGCCTCCCGATATCGCTGATGCGCTTTGGCAACCGCTGTGTAGCAGGTGCGCATGGGTCGCAGCGCTCGATCTGCCGCGGCGGCAACGTCTGCGCGCATTGACCGCGCAATTCCTGCATCAAAAAACCATTTCGCCTGTCGACGGGCTGCAGCTGCAACCAAGCGATGCGCTCATGCTGGCTGCGACCTGCTGCCTGCCGCTGTTGGAAATCGGCGCCGCCGGTTGGCGCGGCTGGTCGCAATTGATCGTGTATCCGGATGCGTTCCGCGTGCAGCGCACGCACATGGATGCAGCCGGAGTGATGCACGCATGGGACGACACCCTGATCGGCGAAGCCTGGGAGCAAGGTCCGTTGATCGTCAGCTGGGCGGATGTGCAGGCCGATCTGGATGACCCGCAGGCAGGCTTCAACGTGATCGTGCACGAGATGACGCACAAGCTCGATGCACTGGATGGCGCGCTCGACGGCAGCCCGCCATTACCACGCTCCGCGCAACGCACCTGGGCACGTGATTTCCAGCATGCCTACGATCTTTTTTGCCAACGCGTCGATGCCGGCGAAGACACCGAGATCGACCCATATGCCGCCGAAGCACCGGAAGAATTCTTCGCGGTGGTCAGCGAATATCACTTCTCCGCACCGCACCTGCTTGCACGTGCGATGCCGCAGGTTGCTGCACACTTGGAACGTTTTTACGGACCCTCGCCGTTTGCGGCGTCAGTGCAGCGCTGA